One window of the Synechococcus sp. CC9311 genome contains the following:
- a CDS encoding CopG family transcriptional regulator, whose amino-acid sequence MSFLESLLHELQDQLASADSSVSAGHVAEAATSERLNVTLPAGIMSRLKQQALKEGRSCSSLATFLIEDGLRRHTVIR is encoded by the coding sequence GTGTCATTTCTCGAAAGTCTCTTGCATGAGTTGCAGGACCAACTTGCTTCTGCTGATTCCTCAGTCAGCGCAGGCCATGTGGCCGAGGCAGCCACATCTGAGCGTCTCAACGTGACTCTTCCCGCTGGCATTATGAGCCGGCTTAAGCAGCAAGCTCTCAAGGAAGGGAGGAGTTGTAGCAGTTTAGCAACATTTTTGATTGAAGATGGTTTGCGACGTCACACAGTTATTCGATAA
- a CDS encoding CDP-alcohol phosphatidyltransferase family protein yields MISPWRLWADRLTLARALMGLPLLLALALQYDALAWWLLLLGGWSDAADGWLARRADGGSTWGARLDPLADKLLISAPLVWLASDGILPVWAVWLLLARELLISGWRGDSSDGAPASAAGKAKTILQFLSLALMLWPPLWGDPALVQALKGVGVGLFWPSLLLALWSAWGYLKPCRSKPGQR; encoded by the coding sequence TTGATCTCTCCCTGGCGCCTCTGGGCTGATCGACTCACCCTGGCTCGAGCCCTGATGGGACTCCCGCTTCTTCTCGCTTTGGCGTTGCAATACGACGCGTTGGCCTGGTGGTTATTGCTGCTTGGAGGCTGGAGCGATGCAGCGGATGGGTGGTTGGCGAGACGTGCCGACGGTGGCAGTACCTGGGGTGCCCGGCTTGACCCTCTCGCTGACAAGTTGTTGATCAGCGCACCTCTGGTCTGGTTGGCGTCAGACGGAATCCTTCCGGTATGGGCTGTTTGGCTTTTGCTGGCCCGTGAATTGCTGATCTCTGGCTGGCGTGGTGACAGCAGTGATGGGGCGCCAGCATCCGCTGCAGGTAAAGCCAAAACAATCCTCCAATTCCTCAGCCTTGCCCTCATGCTTTGGCCTCCTCTCTGGGGAGATCCAGCACTGGTTCAGGCTTTGAAAGGGGTTGGTGTGGGGTTGTTTTGGCCCTCGTTGCTTTTGGCTTTGTGGTCAGCTTGGGGGTATCTCAAGCCTTGCCGATCAAAGCCTGGTCAGCGCTGA
- a CDS encoding metal ABC transporter substrate-binding protein, with product MIIVSLLLFLVFQVSLLASLPFASLLLAAANTATPTVVAADGILCDLTNTLVGDQAKVICLIKPGSDPHTLALRPADRQNLAKAKIVLLNGYNLTPALNKIRTPGNVVKVGNIAVPNNSVKDPHLWHDPANVIAMANTVASSLKPLFDVNGDAQIDQRRAKADRVLVSLGGWIGEQVATVPEKQRVLVTGHRAYSFLANRYGVRELPVLDDYTTGGTLRPSSLSAISKSIKASGSQAIFPESLPPSKTMRRISRSSGVPIAKQALFADGQAPGKSLVQTATRNVCIFVVAQGGSCNEAAASRLQKQWASIK from the coding sequence ATGATTATCGTTTCATTGCTTCTTTTCCTTGTTTTTCAAGTGTCCTTGCTCGCGTCCTTACCGTTTGCAAGTCTCCTGCTGGCGGCAGCCAATACGGCAACTCCCACTGTCGTGGCCGCGGACGGGATCCTTTGCGATCTCACGAACACCTTGGTGGGTGACCAAGCAAAAGTGATCTGTTTGATCAAACCAGGTTCAGATCCCCACACCTTGGCGTTGCGTCCTGCTGATCGGCAAAATCTTGCGAAAGCAAAGATTGTGCTTTTGAACGGGTACAACCTCACTCCGGCGTTAAATAAGATCAGAACACCTGGCAATGTTGTAAAAGTTGGAAATATTGCTGTCCCAAACAACTCTGTAAAAGATCCCCATCTTTGGCATGACCCAGCCAACGTGATTGCGATGGCTAACACCGTGGCATCGAGTTTAAAACCGCTGTTTGATGTCAATGGTGATGCTCAGATTGATCAGCGTCGTGCGAAGGCAGATCGCGTTCTTGTCTCTCTTGGAGGATGGATTGGTGAACAGGTAGCAACTGTTCCGGAAAAGCAGCGCGTCCTTGTGACTGGTCACCGAGCTTATTCTTTCTTGGCTAACCGTTACGGCGTTCGGGAGCTTCCCGTTCTGGATGACTACACCACAGGTGGAACTCTGCGTCCCTCCAGCTTGTCAGCAATTAGCAAGTCGATCAAAGCATCTGGAAGTCAGGCCATTTTTCCTGAGTCGCTTCCTCCCTCTAAAACGATGCGACGGATTAGTCGTAGCAGCGGGGTTCCAATAGCAAAGCAAGCTCTTTTTGCTGATGGTCAAGCTCCAGGGAAAAGTTTGGTGCAAACAGCTACGAGAAATGTTTGTATTTTTGTTGTAGCTCAAGGTGGCAGTTGTAATGAAGCCGCTGCTAGCAGGTTGCAAAAGCAATGGGCCTCTATTAAATAA
- a CDS encoding metal ABC transporter permease, which translates to MDEIVFWLLPLLMALLVGILCPVTGTLLVTQRRVLQANLISHAVLPGLALSVAFGFDPAVGGVISGILGSLLAERLQRSSKLNEEAVINTVLAGFLGLGVLLIPLLSLRLDLEALLFGDLLTVGWLDVGRVLFACLAVALLLGTRYKQLVYLGVDPEGAAATGLPVRGLRLALSAVTAAVIVSAMAAVGVILVIGLLCAPVLPGLRRVRSLRAAMVQSAFVGLALSGGGFLLALPLNLPPGPLIGVACVVLLCPLAWRNT; encoded by the coding sequence GTGGATGAGATCGTTTTTTGGTTGTTGCCTCTGTTGATGGCACTTTTGGTGGGGATTTTATGTCCTGTCACTGGGACTCTCTTAGTCACTCAACGCCGGGTTCTTCAAGCCAACCTCATTTCCCATGCCGTGCTTCCAGGATTGGCATTATCGGTGGCCTTTGGTTTTGACCCAGCAGTGGGGGGAGTCATCAGCGGCATTCTTGGTTCATTGTTGGCGGAACGATTGCAGCGCAGCTCAAAGCTGAATGAGGAAGCTGTCATCAATACCGTGCTCGCTGGTTTTCTTGGGCTCGGAGTCTTGCTGATCCCTTTGCTGAGTTTGCGGCTGGACCTTGAGGCCTTGTTGTTTGGTGATTTGCTCACGGTGGGTTGGCTCGATGTGGGTCGGGTCTTGTTTGCTTGCTTGGCTGTGGCTTTGCTTCTTGGCACTCGCTACAAGCAGCTTGTTTATTTGGGGGTTGATCCAGAGGGTGCTGCGGCGACTGGACTGCCGGTGCGCGGACTACGGCTTGCCCTATCTGCGGTAACTGCTGCGGTGATTGTCAGCGCTATGGCAGCAGTGGGAGTGATTTTGGTCATTGGTTTGCTGTGTGCTCCTGTTCTTCCGGGGCTTCGTCGTGTGAGAAGTCTTCGTGCGGCAATGGTGCAGTCAGCTTTTGTGGGTTTGGCTCTCAGTGGCGGAGGTTTTCTTTTGGCTTTGCCTCTTAATCTCCCACCAGGACCGTTGATCGGCGTGGCTTGCGTTGTGTTGCTTTGCCCATTGGCGTGGAGAAATACCTAG
- a CDS encoding CBS domain-containing protein, with amino-acid sequence MVLQQTVKEVMSSPVLTVTPETALKDAVSLLSDHHISGLPVVDKSGLLIGELTEQDLMVRESGVDAGPYVMLLDSVIYLKNPLNWDKQVHQVLGTTVGDLMGRDLHSCLESLPLPKAASLLHERSTQRLIVVDDDKHPVGVLTRGDIVRALASEQP; translated from the coding sequence ATGGTGCTTCAGCAGACTGTCAAAGAGGTGATGTCATCGCCCGTATTGACTGTGACACCAGAAACGGCATTAAAAGATGCCGTGAGTCTGCTGAGCGATCACCACATCAGTGGCCTGCCAGTGGTGGATAAGAGCGGACTTCTGATCGGTGAGCTGACGGAACAAGACCTCATGGTTCGCGAAAGCGGAGTGGATGCTGGCCCCTACGTGATGCTGTTGGACAGCGTGATTTATCTGAAGAACCCGCTCAACTGGGACAAACAGGTGCATCAAGTGCTTGGCACCACTGTTGGCGATCTCATGGGACGTGACCTTCACAGCTGTTTAGAGAGTCTCCCTCTTCCCAAAGCCGCATCATTGCTGCATGAGCGCAGCACCCAGCGACTGATCGTGGTTGATGACGACAAACACCCCGTGGGTGTGTTGACACGGGGTGACATCGTCCGAGCCTTGGCCTCAGAGCAGCCTTAG
- a CDS encoding permease yields MTRFATGWAIFQGLLIEALPFLLLGVSIAGLARWLVPQSTWIKRLPRHPLLAPVVGALLGFALPACECGNVPVARRLIASGAPLGTGFGFLFAAPVLNPIVLASTWAAFPDQTWLLWGRPIGAFLIAIGLSALLGLLPESSLLASALLEERRLSQPLSRVGLLERRSGLVGVSLNTSERRLEEVPLRPADLLQHSTREFLSLLTLLVLGCALAAAVQIWLPRSWLLALGSGPTVSVLALMLLALVVSVCSSVDAFLALGFAAQVTPGALLAFLLLGPVVDLKLAGLFTVLLSTRAIAITAVAASLLVLLIGQWVNLVLL; encoded by the coding sequence ATGACACGCTTCGCCACTGGCTGGGCCATTTTTCAAGGTCTGTTAATCGAAGCGCTTCCTTTTTTGCTTCTGGGCGTTTCGATTGCTGGTTTGGCGAGATGGCTTGTCCCCCAGTCAACATGGATCAAGCGTTTGCCACGCCATCCACTGCTTGCTCCAGTTGTGGGAGCCTTGCTGGGCTTCGCGTTGCCCGCCTGTGAATGTGGGAATGTTCCAGTTGCCAGACGTCTGATTGCAAGCGGAGCGCCGTTGGGCACCGGCTTTGGTTTTTTGTTCGCAGCACCGGTTCTCAATCCGATTGTCTTGGCCAGTACTTGGGCCGCTTTCCCTGACCAGACCTGGTTGCTCTGGGGGAGACCCATTGGTGCGTTTCTAATTGCCATAGGGCTCAGTGCTCTTCTGGGGTTGCTGCCTGAATCCAGTTTGTTGGCGTCTGCCTTGCTCGAAGAGCGAAGACTGAGTCAACCCCTCTCACGTGTGGGACTGCTTGAACGTCGCAGTGGGCTGGTTGGAGTGAGCCTCAATACGTCTGAACGTCGGCTAGAGGAGGTGCCGCTTCGGCCTGCGGATCTGCTGCAACACAGCACGCGTGAATTTTTGAGCCTGCTCACCTTGTTGGTGTTGGGCTGTGCTCTCGCAGCAGCGGTTCAAATCTGGTTGCCGCGCAGTTGGTTGCTGGCTTTGGGGTCAGGCCCCACCGTGTCGGTGCTTGCTCTGATGCTTCTGGCACTGGTGGTTTCGGTCTGTTCCAGCGTTGATGCGTTTCTTGCCCTTGGCTTTGCCGCCCAGGTCACGCCTGGAGCCTTGTTGGCCTTTCTCCTTCTCGGTCCAGTGGTCGATCTCAAGCTTGCTGGCTTGTTCACTGTGCTTCTTTCAACGCGAGCCATTGCAATCACAGCAGTCGCAGCATCGTTGCTCGTTCTATTGATCGGGCAGTGGGTCAATCTTGTGCTGCTGTAA
- a CDS encoding PCC domain-containing protein → MDTLTLHLEPGQDLLLSLSEVAKEKRVSGFLLGVVGNLSKASFQCPGRDKPTVLEGELEIITLNGTFDVDGVHLHLSLSDGACQVWGGHLETGSLVLKGTDLLLGILKQGQEARSQSETRLEIAVLPGCPWCDSALRLLDAYNIPNKVITVDNDNTFQQCKQRSGMNTFPQVFIDGATVGGFDSLEKLQRSGELLTLK, encoded by the coding sequence ATGGATACGCTGACGCTTCATCTTGAGCCAGGCCAAGACTTACTTCTATCTCTTTCTGAGGTAGCCAAAGAGAAGAGGGTCAGCGGATTTTTATTAGGGGTTGTTGGAAATTTATCAAAAGCATCATTTCAATGTCCCGGACGAGATAAGCCAACAGTTCTAGAAGGTGAACTAGAAATCATCACCTTGAATGGAACCTTTGATGTAGATGGAGTTCATCTCCACTTAAGCCTTTCTGATGGTGCATGTCAGGTTTGGGGGGGCCATCTCGAAACAGGCTCACTGGTATTGAAAGGTACAGATCTTCTCCTAGGAATTCTCAAACAGGGTCAGGAAGCACGAAGCCAAAGCGAAACACGGCTAGAAATTGCAGTACTGCCTGGATGTCCATGGTGCGACAGTGCACTTCGGCTCTTAGACGCGTACAACATTCCAAACAAGGTCATCACTGTTGATAACGACAACACCTTTCAACAGTGTAAGCAACGCAGTGGGATGAATACCTTCCCACAGGTGTTTATTGATGGAGCCACTGTTGGTGGCTTCGATAGTCTTGAAAAACTACAACGTTCAGGCGAGTTGCTCACACTCAAATGA
- the pdeM gene encoding ligase-associated DNA damage response endonuclease PdeM, whose product MIPSRHGDRREGYGLSWGWEQERLEFLAEKALWRPEGRELLIADLHLGKAEVFQAHGIPLPSDGDRGTLNPLLELCARVQPKTLIILGDLVHGPLGLTESLHQTLSALPELIGCPITLVGGNHDRHCRTLGLVQQPSYRLGQLWLSHEPDYPPDHSGQHARLLNVCGHIHPVANLSSGSDRLRLPCFAYNSSEARLLIPAFGELTGGHECDQLYRKWLVAEGTIVPWQNPESRARKKRLVR is encoded by the coding sequence TTGATCCCATCAAGACACGGTGATCGAAGAGAAGGGTATGGCCTGTCTTGGGGCTGGGAGCAGGAGCGCCTTGAATTTCTTGCTGAAAAGGCTCTCTGGCGTCCTGAAGGGCGTGAGCTTCTGATTGCCGATCTGCATTTGGGCAAAGCCGAAGTGTTTCAAGCCCATGGCATTCCCCTACCGAGTGATGGGGATCGCGGCACGTTGAATCCATTGCTTGAACTGTGCGCGCGGGTACAGCCCAAGACCCTCATCATCCTTGGGGATCTTGTCCACGGCCCTCTTGGGTTGACTGAATCCCTTCATCAGACGTTGTCTGCACTTCCTGAGCTCATTGGTTGCCCCATCACCCTTGTCGGTGGCAACCATGATCGTCACTGCCGCACGTTGGGTTTAGTTCAGCAACCGAGTTATCGCCTCGGACAACTTTGGCTCAGCCATGAACCTGACTATCCACCCGATCATTCCGGCCAACACGCTCGTTTGCTTAATGTCTGCGGGCACATTCACCCTGTTGCGAACCTCAGCTCTGGCAGTGATCGCCTTCGTCTTCCTTGCTTTGCCTACAACTCTTCTGAGGCGAGATTGTTGATTCCTGCCTTTGGTGAGTTGACGGGAGGGCATGAATGCGATCAGCTTTACCGCAAATGGTTGGTGGCTGAGGGCACCATCGTTCCTTGGCAGAACCCAGAATCCCGAGCTCGAAAAAAAAGGCTGGTCCGGTGA
- a CDS encoding c-type cytochrome: protein MPSFALAADVAHGEQVFSANCAACHMGGGNVVNGQRTLKQDDLKAYLSDYNDGHESAIAHQVTNGKNGMPAFGSKLGSDDISDVAAYVESQSVKGWA from the coding sequence ATGCCCTCGTTTGCTCTTGCAGCAGATGTTGCCCATGGAGAACAGGTGTTTTCTGCCAATTGCGCTGCATGCCACATGGGCGGAGGCAATGTGGTGAATGGCCAGCGCACCTTGAAGCAGGATGACCTGAAGGCTTACTTGTCTGATTACAACGATGGCCATGAGTCTGCCATCGCTCACCAAGTCACCAACGGTAAAAACGGTATGCCAGCCTTTGGCTCCAAACTTGGCAGTGACGATATCAGTGATGTTGCAGCTTATGTTGAATCTCAATCAGTAAAAGGCTGGGCTTGA
- a CDS encoding metal ABC transporter ATP-binding protein has translation MNFIGSVDRLGQLDGSILEEPVLRARDVNVQYGDNVVLENVSLSLQSGTLTALVGANGAGKSTLLHVLQGQLRPSGGTIFCHGDPIETCRERVVLMPQRSRIDWSFPISVRDLVDLGSMNGQSFGCCDREAAIQRVGLAELANRRLDALSGGQQQRALLARCLVQPSRMLLLDEPCAAIDPPSRDQLLLLMRQLADAGHTLLVSSHDWGESLDSFDRVIVVDRCVLADGPPAEVRRALKGLVNPGNHLCG, from the coding sequence ATGAATTTCATCGGGTCCGTCGATAGGTTGGGCCAACTTGACGGTTCGATTTTGGAAGAGCCAGTTCTCAGAGCAAGAGATGTGAATGTTCAATATGGCGATAACGTTGTTCTGGAAAACGTTTCGTTGTCGCTGCAATCGGGCACATTGACAGCTCTAGTTGGTGCCAATGGCGCCGGTAAATCCACTCTGCTGCATGTGCTTCAAGGGCAATTGCGTCCTAGTGGTGGAACGATTTTTTGCCATGGGGATCCGATCGAAACTTGTCGTGAAAGAGTGGTATTGATGCCTCAGCGCAGTCGGATTGATTGGTCGTTCCCAATCAGCGTGCGTGATCTCGTTGATCTTGGATCGATGAATGGTCAATCCTTCGGGTGTTGCGATCGGGAGGCTGCAATCCAACGCGTTGGTCTGGCAGAACTTGCAAATAGACGCCTTGATGCACTTTCAGGTGGACAGCAGCAACGAGCTTTGCTTGCTCGTTGCCTTGTTCAACCCTCTCGGATGCTTCTTCTCGATGAACCTTGTGCCGCGATCGATCCGCCCTCCCGGGATCAGTTGTTGCTTCTGATGCGTCAGTTGGCTGATGCGGGTCATACCTTGCTGGTGAGCAGTCATGACTGGGGTGAGTCGCTGGATTCCTTCGACCGCGTCATTGTGGTTGATCGGTGTGTTCTTGCTGATGGACCTCCTGCTGAGGTGAGACGCGCTCTCAAAGGTTTGGTTAATCCGGGAAATCATCTCTGTGGATGA
- a CDS encoding transporter substrate-binding domain-containing protein codes for MLAGIVLISLPIQTVAKELQVGVSGSPPFVMDEDGNLSGISIEIWKDVAKRLDQPYKLVIQPNTNANIKAVADGSVDLAIGPISITPARLANPKIDFTQPYFHGYEGLLIPQKPPGLITRLRPFIGWAALSSVGILVSLLFIFGNLIWLAERRNNTDQFPRQYMRGVGNGMWFGLVTLTTVGYGDRAPVSRSGRTIAGIWMVMSLVAVSSITAGLASAFTLSLAELAPSSIRDKSDLRGKKIAVVEGTTSLRWGKLYEIDPTLTKNLNEAINMLNQGKVEGVIFDEAPLRHYLKENEQSKLKLANFPLAVQTYGFVLPMGSPLRNPLNIELLAMERNGETEKIESKLLD; via the coding sequence TTGCTCGCAGGAATCGTCCTGATTTCACTTCCCATTCAGACAGTCGCCAAGGAGTTGCAGGTGGGAGTGAGTGGATCTCCTCCATTTGTGATGGATGAGGATGGCAATCTCAGTGGGATCAGCATTGAAATCTGGAAGGACGTCGCAAAGCGACTCGATCAACCCTACAAATTGGTTATTCAGCCGAATACCAATGCGAATATAAAAGCTGTTGCTGATGGCAGTGTTGATCTCGCCATCGGTCCAATCAGCATTACTCCAGCACGATTGGCCAATCCAAAGATTGATTTTACACAACCCTATTTCCATGGCTACGAAGGATTGCTAATCCCTCAGAAACCACCCGGACTCATCACACGTCTGCGTCCATTTATTGGCTGGGCTGCATTGTCATCGGTTGGAATACTTGTCTCGCTTCTATTCATTTTTGGCAATCTGATTTGGTTGGCTGAGCGACGCAACAACACCGACCAATTTCCACGGCAATACATGCGTGGCGTCGGAAACGGAATGTGGTTTGGCCTCGTCACACTTACCACAGTTGGATACGGCGATCGAGCACCAGTTTCAAGAAGTGGTCGCACCATTGCAGGCATTTGGATGGTAATGTCGCTTGTAGCAGTGTCGTCAATTACCGCAGGACTTGCATCAGCATTTACCTTATCTCTTGCAGAGCTGGCTCCTTCATCAATTCGAGACAAATCAGACTTAAGGGGCAAAAAGATAGCCGTTGTAGAAGGAACTACAAGTCTAAGATGGGGGAAATTATACGAGATAGATCCAACCCTAACAAAAAACCTGAACGAAGCAATTAATATGCTTAATCAAGGAAAAGTTGAAGGAGTAATTTTTGACGAGGCACCTCTACGGCATTATCTCAAAGAAAATGAACAGAGCAAACTAAAGCTAGCAAACTTTCCACTAGCCGTTCAAACCTATGGCTTCGTACTGCCTATGGGCAGCCCATTAAGAAACCCATTAAATATTGAGCTACTAGCTATGGAGCGAAACGGGGAGACAGAAAAAATTGAAAGCAAGTTATTAGATTAA
- a CDS encoding TIGR03943 family protein translates to MARLNWIRQTRYLPPLVLLLWGWVLVWSSVSARLDLLLNAVFHPVVAIAGVVLMVLGAVQLRSAPRLKTSPAPLSWLVAIAVACLVLLFPPSPSFSDLAANRSENLPEAPRLSFFLPPEQRTLTEWVRLLRSQPDPNLHAGDPVRISGFVLQRPGMEPQLARLTVRCCLADATPAGLPIEWPATADPQPDEWLAIEGTMTTQIRDGLLTNVVKPSTITVIPRPERPLEP, encoded by the coding sequence ATGGCACGTCTGAACTGGATTCGGCAAACGCGATATCTTCCCCCCCTTGTTTTGTTGCTTTGGGGATGGGTGTTGGTCTGGAGCAGTGTGTCCGCTCGCTTGGATCTGCTTCTCAATGCGGTGTTCCATCCGGTGGTTGCGATTGCTGGAGTTGTTCTGATGGTGCTCGGTGCTGTTCAGCTGCGCTCTGCTCCACGCTTGAAAACATCGCCGGCACCTCTGAGTTGGTTGGTTGCGATTGCGGTGGCCTGTTTGGTTTTGTTGTTTCCCCCATCACCTTCCTTCAGTGATTTGGCTGCGAACCGCAGCGAAAATTTGCCTGAGGCGCCGCGATTGAGTTTTTTCCTTCCGCCAGAACAACGCACGTTGACGGAATGGGTGCGGTTGTTGCGCAGTCAACCGGATCCCAATTTGCATGCAGGAGATCCCGTGCGGATTAGTGGCTTTGTGCTTCAACGTCCAGGGATGGAACCACAGCTCGCCCGTCTCACGGTCCGTTGCTGCCTGGCTGATGCCACTCCTGCTGGTCTTCCGATTGAATGGCCTGCGACTGCGGACCCTCAGCCGGATGAATGGCTGGCTATCGAGGGGACGATGACAACGCAGATCAGGGATGGATTGCTCACCAATGTGGTGAAGCCCAGCACAATCACAGTCATCCCGCGACCTGAGAGGCCTCTGGAACCATGA
- a CDS encoding NAD-dependent epimerase/dehydratase family protein, with product MKILVMGGTRFVGKPLVARLQDQGHALTLFTRGRLPSPEGVESVQGDRSVDADLEQLKGRGFEVIIDSSGRSLDDSRRVLAMTGAPTHRFLYVSSAGVYAASTQWPLDETAAIDPASRHSGKADTEQWLQEQGIPFTSFRPTYIVGPGNYNPVERWFFDRIVNDRPIPLPGSGETITQIGHAEDLAEAMARSLEVDAASNRIYNCSASRGITFRGLIEAAAVACGRDPKSLDLRPFDPSGLDPKARKAFPLRLSHFLTDITRVRRELAWEPRFDACASLVDSYQREYKDLPTSNPDFSADQALIGKA from the coding sequence ATGAAGATTCTCGTAATGGGTGGCACCCGCTTTGTTGGGAAGCCATTGGTAGCAAGGCTTCAGGACCAGGGGCATGCACTCACCCTGTTCACACGAGGGCGCCTTCCTTCTCCCGAAGGAGTGGAGTCAGTCCAAGGAGATCGCAGCGTTGATGCCGATCTCGAACAACTCAAGGGACGCGGCTTTGAGGTGATCATCGACAGCTCGGGGCGCAGTTTGGACGACAGTCGTCGCGTCTTAGCGATGACAGGCGCCCCCACACATCGCTTTCTTTATGTGAGTTCCGCCGGGGTCTATGCCGCATCGACGCAATGGCCGTTGGATGAAACAGCTGCGATCGATCCCGCCAGTCGACATTCCGGCAAGGCTGACACCGAACAATGGCTTCAAGAGCAGGGAATACCATTCACCAGCTTCCGTCCCACCTACATCGTGGGGCCTGGGAATTACAACCCAGTGGAGCGCTGGTTCTTTGACCGAATCGTGAATGATCGGCCGATTCCCCTTCCAGGATCAGGTGAAACCATCACCCAGATCGGCCATGCAGAAGACCTTGCTGAGGCGATGGCTCGGTCACTTGAGGTGGATGCCGCTAGCAATCGGATTTACAACTGCAGCGCAAGCCGGGGCATCACCTTCCGCGGCTTGATCGAAGCGGCAGCCGTGGCCTGTGGCCGAGACCCCAAAAGCTTGGATTTACGACCATTTGACCCCAGTGGACTTGACCCCAAAGCGCGCAAGGCCTTCCCTCTAAGGCTGAGTCACTTTTTGACCGACATCACCAGGGTCAGGCGTGAACTGGCTTGGGAGCCGCGGTTTGATGCTTGTGCCTCGCTTGTTGACAGTTATCAACGGGAGTACAAAGACCTGCCCACGTCCAATCCCGACTTCAGCGCTGACCAGGCTTTGATCGGCAAGGCTTGA
- a CDS encoding 2TM domain-containing protein, with product MTRSSDKFDDEHDARHLAISRLSRKRAYRHQVINYLWVNGLLIVVWCLTGFGFFWPIYPLLGWGGALLIQGWKITHPHRHSFSEAEINREINRI from the coding sequence ATGACTAGATCTTCAGATAAGTTTGATGACGAGCATGACGCTCGTCATCTGGCTATTAGCCGTCTCAGCCGCAAGAGGGCTTATCGCCATCAAGTGATCAATTACCTCTGGGTGAATGGTCTCTTGATTGTGGTGTGGTGTTTAACAGGATTTGGCTTTTTCTGGCCGATCTACCCCCTCTTAGGCTGGGGGGGCGCACTCTTGATTCAAGGTTGGAAAATCACTCACCCGCATCGTCACTCGTTTAGTGAAGCGGAGATCAATCGGGAGATCAACAGAATTTAA
- a CDS encoding L,D-transpeptidase → MELLTGLLARCADHWLVIKRAETVAPYFNESKYAQFCLRRMSNSWIRRVAVCIGLAVVASATQLPARAEKTIEISLKDRYLKLLDSGVVVARYPVAIGAPESPTPAGSYEITRMEDAPVYHKKGKVIAPGPKNPVGVRYMAYFQLGSGEYAIHGTAWPNWVNLRAAVSLGCIRMLNKDVISLFNQVDVGTPVVVTSK, encoded by the coding sequence ATGGAGTTGTTGACGGGTCTTCTGGCGCGATGTGCGGATCATTGGTTGGTGATCAAACGTGCAGAGACGGTAGCTCCCTATTTTAATGAGTCAAAATACGCACAGTTTTGCTTGCGGCGCATGTCAAATTCCTGGATACGCCGAGTGGCTGTTTGCATCGGTCTCGCGGTGGTTGCCTCAGCCACGCAGCTTCCAGCCCGCGCTGAGAAGACGATCGAAATCAGCTTGAAGGATCGCTATTTGAAGCTGCTGGATTCCGGGGTTGTTGTCGCTCGTTATCCCGTTGCCATAGGAGCTCCTGAATCACCAACGCCTGCAGGGAGCTACGAGATCACCCGTATGGAAGATGCGCCGGTGTATCACAAGAAAGGAAAGGTCATCGCGCCTGGCCCCAAGAATCCTGTTGGAGTGCGTTACATGGCCTACTTCCAGCTTGGTTCCGGTGAATACGCCATCCACGGAACAGCCTGGCCCAACTGGGTCAATCTCAGAGCTGCTGTCAGTCTTGGCTGCATTCGCATGCTCAACAAAGACGTGATCAGCCTGTTCAATCAAGTGGACGTCGGAACTCCCGTCGTTGTGACATCCAAATAA
- a CDS encoding c-type cytochrome yields MRFLLSVVFALVLVLSMPLRAMASDTVRGGQIFNTNCAACHAGGGNIVKSERTLRQDDLEAFLPNYLTGHETGIVAQVTYGRNAMPAFLDVLSENEIADVAAYVEDQASHGWS; encoded by the coding sequence ATGCGTTTTTTACTCTCCGTTGTTTTTGCTTTGGTCCTGGTCTTGAGCATGCCTCTTCGTGCGATGGCCTCTGACACGGTGAGGGGTGGTCAGATTTTCAATACCAATTGCGCCGCCTGCCATGCCGGCGGTGGAAATATTGTGAAGAGTGAGCGGACCTTGCGCCAGGACGACCTTGAGGCTTTTCTCCCTAACTACTTGACCGGTCATGAGACTGGAATCGTGGCTCAAGTGACCTACGGGCGTAATGCAATGCCTGCATTCTTGGATGTGCTGAGTGAAAATGAAATTGCTGATGTTGCGGCCTACGTGGAAGATCAAGCCAGCCATGGCTGGAGTTAG